ACGGGGCTTGCCAGGCAGATAGCCGCAAGGCGACGGCTGGACTGCTGACTGAGTGATCTGTAATCAGTGATTTGTGATCTGAAAAACAAAAACCGATAATAAATAACGAATAACCCAAAGTATGCTGAGTCGTCTCCTGACCTTCCTCTCCGGCATCCTCTTCTGTCTGGTACTGCTTGGAGGAATTGCCGCGTTCGGCCTCCCGCATCTCGCCGGCTGGATGATCGTATCGGCCGAGCCGCAACCGGCCGACGCGATCGTCGTTCTGGGCGGGGGCGACGGCAGCCGGCTGCATAAGGCGCTGGAGCTGCACGATCAAGGGGTCGCCGGGCAGCTGATCCTGGTCGATACGAAAAAGGAATACTGGCGGCACATGCTGAAGAAGCAGTGTCCCGACTGCGATGCCGAAGGCAAGGTGACCATCCTCGAAGGTTCCATCAGCACGCAAACGGACGCCCGATTGTCCCTGAAATTCTGCCGTGAGAACCGGATAGACAGCATTCTCGTCGTCACCTCCCCTTACCACACGCACCGGTCGGACCTGATCTTCCGGAAGACCTTCAAGGGGAGCGGCATTTCCCTGGAGACGGTCAGCACGGATGACTTCGGGGCCCTGCGCAGGCCGGGGGACCGCTGGTGGGAAGACCGCCGGACGCTGGAGACGGTCTGGATGGAGTTTGGGAAGTGCGTGTATTTGCTGGTTGGTGACTGGTGACTGGTGATTTGGGAAACTACGTGATCTGTAATCCGTGATCTGTGATCTGGAAGGCCACGAATCTCGGATCACAAATCACGAATCACGCATTAGCTGCTGAGAGGGGGGGCATGAATCATAAAGACCTGAAAGTCCGGCAGGCTTCTATCAATCTTGCCGCCGAGGTTTATTCTCTGACAAAGACATTTCCAGCAGATGAAAATTTCGGCTTGACATCCCAAGTGAGACGTGCTGCTGTTTCAATTCCCTCGAATATAGCCGAGGGGGGTGAGGGGATATAAAGGCGTGATCTGTTATTTGTGATCTATAGGCAAACCTTGTGATCTGTAATCAGTAATCTGTGATCTGAAAAAACAAATCACGGATCACGGATCACGGATCACGGATCACNNNNNNNNNNNNNNNNNNNNNNNNNNNNNNNNNNNNNNNNNNNNNNNNNNNNNNNNNNNNNNNNNNNNNNNNNNNNNNNNNNNNNNNNNNNNNNNNNNNNGACTGGTACCTCTACAACTTCCGGCTCTCGCTGGCCGAAAACCTCCGCGACCAAGGTTGGGAGGTCGTGCTGGTTTCCCCTCCGGGACAGTACGGTGAGAGGCTGAAGACGCTCGACTTCCGCTGGATCCCAGTCGACTTCTCCACCGGCGGCACCAACCCCCTGTCCGAGCTCGCCCTGCTGGCCCGCCTCTGCCGCCTCTACCGCGAGGAGAAGCCCGATCTCTGCCACCACTTCACCATCAAGTGCGTCCTCTACGGCAGCCTCGCCGCCCGCCTCGCCGGCGTCCCCGCCATCGTCAACGCCGTCACCGGCATGGGCCACATCTTCACCGACCCCGGCCTCAAGGCCCGCCTGCTGCGCCCGTCGGTGCGCGGCCTTTACCGCTTCGCCCTCGGGCGGCGTGGCACCCGGACGATCTTCCAGAACGAGGAGGACCGCGGCTAC
The window above is part of the Desulfuromonas sp. TF genome. Proteins encoded here:
- a CDS encoding four helix bundle protein, translated to MNHKDLKVRQASINLAAEVYSLTKTFPADENFGLTSQVRRAAVSIPSNIAEGGEGI
- a CDS encoding YdcF family protein, with product MLSRLLTFLSGILFCLVLLGGIAAFGLPHLAGWMIVSAEPQPADAIVVLGGGDGSRLHKALELHDQGVAGQLILVDTKKEYWRHMLKKQCPDCDAEGKVTILEGSISTQTDARLSLKFCRENRIDSILVVTSPYHTHRSDLIFRKTFKGSGISLETVSTDDFGALRRPGDRWWEDRRTLETVWMEFGKCVYLLVGDW